The Phycisphaerae bacterium genome includes a window with the following:
- a CDS encoding neutral/alkaline non-lysosomal ceramidase N-terminal domain-containing protein — protein MSSKPISEPADQVPPSAAVHLGVARRRIDPPSGIYARNWGAARHDTAEGIHGSLLATVLVIRGQGSPDPLILASLDLGWWQQAEDEWLVRGALIESLCLRPERVMLSCIHTHAGASLCSGDADKPGGNLIQQYLHQLRDSLMDATREALDRMAPGTLSWTTGRCDLAANRDLPDPLRNRILCGYNPAKPADDTVLVGRATDEKGRLLATIVNYACHPTTLAWDNRLISADYVGPMRELVESHTEQAPCLFLQGASGELAPREQYTGDLAIAESNGRRLGYAVLAALESMLPPRTKLAYAGVVESGAALATWRREPFDPSKVVLAEQVDVELPLKPLPSEEELRRQLAECSDRVMAERIRRKMRVVHMVGSGPTTQMPAWIWRIGDAILVGQPNEACSAFQTELRRMFPRKAVVVMNLVNGCCGYLSPPELHDLDIYQVWQSPFDRQALPCLIETCRERISSMLPCA, from the coding sequence ATGAGTAGCAAACCGATCAGCGAGCCGGCCGATCAGGTGCCGCCCTCTGCGGCAGTTCATCTGGGCGTGGCCAGGCGACGAATTGACCCCCCCTCCGGCATCTACGCCCGCAACTGGGGGGCTGCCAGGCACGACACTGCCGAAGGCATTCACGGCTCGCTACTTGCGACGGTATTGGTGATCCGCGGCCAGGGCTCGCCCGATCCGCTGATTCTGGCCAGTCTGGATCTCGGCTGGTGGCAGCAGGCCGAGGATGAGTGGTTGGTTCGAGGGGCGCTCATCGAGTCGTTGTGCCTGCGTCCCGAGCGGGTCATGCTGTCGTGCATCCACACCCACGCCGGTGCCTCGCTGTGCAGCGGCGACGCCGACAAGCCCGGCGGGAACCTGATTCAACAGTATCTGCACCAACTCCGCGACAGCCTCATGGATGCGACACGAGAGGCCTTGGACCGCATGGCGCCCGGCACGCTTTCCTGGACGACCGGACGATGCGACCTGGCCGCCAACCGTGATCTTCCCGACCCCCTGCGAAATCGGATCCTCTGCGGCTACAACCCGGCGAAACCGGCCGACGACACTGTTCTGGTCGGGCGGGCCACGGACGAAAAAGGCCGTCTGCTGGCCACGATCGTCAATTACGCCTGCCATCCGACCACGCTGGCCTGGGACAATCGCCTGATCTCGGCCGATTACGTCGGACCGATGCGCGAGCTGGTCGAATCACACACTGAGCAGGCCCCCTGCCTGTTTCTCCAAGGGGCTTCGGGGGAATTGGCTCCTCGCGAGCAGTACACCGGCGACCTGGCCATCGCCGAATCGAACGGCCGAAGGCTGGGCTACGCGGTGCTGGCTGCGTTGGAGTCGATGCTGCCGCCACGGACGAAGCTTGCCTATGCGGGCGTCGTGGAATCGGGCGCCGCCCTGGCCACCTGGCGCCGCGAGCCCTTCGACCCGTCGAAAGTGGTGCTGGCCGAGCAGGTGGATGTCGAGTTGCCGCTCAAGCCGCTGCCAAGCGAAGAGGAACTGCGTCGCCAGTTGGCCGAGTGCTCCGACCGTGTCATGGCCGAGCGAATCCGCCGCAAGATGCGCGTGGTTCACATGGTCGGCTCCGGGCCGACCACCCAGATGCCCGCCTGGATCTGGCGGATCGGCGACGCGATTCTCGTGGGCCAGCCGAACGAGGCCTGCTCGGCGTTTCAGACCGAGCTGCGCCGAATGTTCCCCCGGAAAGCGGTAGTGGTCATGAACCTCGTCAACGGCTGC